agctggaggagatcTTGCGCCACCCTTGGGTGCAGGGCAGGCGTTTTTGATGCCTTGCCGGAGCCTCTGCAGCACCCGCTTTCCGAGTCCCACGCAGGACTGAGGACcccacaaataaaacaacaaatccAATGCGCTGTGTCAAGTCTGGTCCTTGTCAGCAACTTCAGCTAAAGAAACCTCTTGGGAAAAGGGGACATCGGAGTGCTGCCTTCAGTCTTGGTCAAGCTTTCCATGCCTTTCCTCCGGGGTGGTGCTTTTGTGTCTTCAAGCACAGGCTGTAGTGCGGGTAGGAGGCGCTTTACCAAGCCAAGAAATGCAACCAAGGCAAGAAACAACAGCTGCCCTTTCAAAGTGGCAGGGCTTCTTGGCATCTCCTGAAGTGACACACGGGCCTGTGTGTGCATTCCAAGGGTCGGCGGGTTTCAGGGACAGAGACGTCTCCTCTCCAAAGCCCTGAGAAGAATAAGAAGCAGCAGAACGTCATTCCAAGTTGAGCCCCGATGaactcttcctctttctttccctccctttggCAGCAGGCCAATGCACACCAGGCCTCGTGGCTCATGCCAGAGCCTTCttcctccctggggagcctccTCCCAGTAAGGGAGGAGCCCCCCACAGCCCAGGACTCTCCAGCTGAGTCCCCTTAGAGCCAGGCCGCCGTCTGAGCCCCACCTGCCCTGGGCCAAGCTGGGATTGGCGGCCGTCTTGGCCACAGCGACCACAAATAAACGGAGCCTCAAAGCTCTGACGAGAGGAAAAGGGCCAGCAAAGCCTCAGCTCGCAGCACGAGGAGAGCAGACTTCAGGCTGCTCGGGGAACTGCTAAGCAAGGTCCctggggaaaatgtttttgaaggtACTGGGCTCCATCAGTGCTGGTCGCTTTGGAAACATCACCTCCtaagggcacaggagcaggcgATGCCCAAATGTGGGAAGCCAAGCAGGCGAGGCAGAAGGCTGGCTTGCCTGGACAGGCATCTTCTCTGGGCAAGAGGATGCAAAAGGAAGCTGTGTGCCCCGTGGAATCCAGGTCAGGAGAAGAATACACAGATGCTTCTAGCCACCGTAGGGAGAAATCTGGTGTGGTGAAAGCTGGTGTGGTGGAGCTGAAGGTGGCCAGAAATGTGGGGCACAATAAAAAGAGgggttttaaatacattaatggaaaaaaagaaaaaaccattGTAGAAATAACACTGTCTCCTTCCAGGATGTGGATGGTCACCTCACAAACAAGGACAGAGACGCGGCAAAGCTGTTTAAGGTGCATTCTTTGGTTTAAGGTGCCTCTGTCCTCAACGctcatccctcccttcccagtggAAAACACTGCACTGGCGTACCAAGGGACACTGCAAAGTCTTTGAAGAgggcaagccctgctcagcagaaacCAAACCACCCCTGTTTGATGCACAGCATTCCCATCCAAACCCAACACGTGCCAGCTattgggaagaaagaaagcGAATCCCAGTCCAAGccagagcagtgggagcacaATGAGCGCTCCTTGGCGAATCCCGATTTATTTAGAGCAGAGGCGCAGCAGAAGTCAGTGAGCTGCTAACAAGAAACTCTTGGTGCCCTCGACAGCCAGTTCAGGAGAGCTCCCCAGAGACAGAGGAACTTCAGCTCCCTTTGTCTCTGGAGGATCTTCTCAGGCACAGAGTACGGGTGTTTCCAGCTGGTAACGCTGAAACGTCCTGGGAGCCGTGGGCTTGacgctgctggcagcagcactcttCCTGACGTGCCGCTGGCtccagggaaggattccttgCAACAGGCTGAGCTCCCATTCTTCCTTCCCTGGCCATGTCCATTTTCAGCCATTTGCCGGTTCTGCTGATCCCTGAGGCGGGCTGGGCTGTGATGCCACAAAGGGGCTGAGCGCTGGCGTCAGGCAGGGCTGTGATGAcgtcccagggctgtgctggccgCAGCACTGTGACATCACCGGGCCGGCGCTATATAAGACGGACCAGCGCCCGCAGCTGCCAGTGCAGTTGCGATGGGACGTGCCGGAGCCATGGGTGACGGTGACATCCTGATGACTGcgcttgtcctgctgctggccgcTGTGGCTGTCTGGTGGGCCTTTGGCCACCGGCAACCATGGAGCCGGCAGACGCGGACAGCAAAGAGGAGCAAGCGCCCCAGGGTGCGGCCCAGAGGCTCACGGAGGACGCGAGGAGCCCTTGCGGCTCCCAGGTTCCCCAGGCCTCGGGCGACTCCTCGCAAGCGGCCACGTGCTCCCGCGagccccctgggcagctcctgcagctgcggCCCCTGTGTGGCAgtggcccaggagctgcaggaactgatgctgctgctctgggatggcaaGGGGACGTGTGTGCCGCTCTACTCTGGGATGTGGCAGGCGTTGTGGAAAgaactggaggagctgctgcagcgaggccacctgccctgctgtggcttgtccagctcctgcagaagcctccatcccttccagaggctgctcccagcaagattctccatccctgggagagcCTCAAGGCCTGCAAGGATGGCACAGCAGGGGGGAGCCGCCATCCATGCAGGAACCTCAGGCTGTCAGAGCCCCTgcatcctgccaggagcctctgCAATCTCTGACAGCCTCCACCCCTCGCAGAGGCTCAGTGAGACctgtcagcctgcagaaggTGCAGAGCCCGTGGACAGGTCTCCCAGCTCCCTTGGACTCGCGGACTTCAACAACACGGGCTCAATCCTGACCATTGACGTGGCAGGGGAAAGCCCAGAAGTCCAAATGGGAGCCCAGCCCGATGCAGGGGAGCCGTCTCAGGAGAAGCTGGCGGAGCAGCAAGCGTCCTGGAGCCGGCAGTGGTCATCCCACAGCGGCCAGGACGCTGTGCCGGTTGTGCCAGCTGGCGACAGCCCGAGCCTGGTGGTGGAGACCAGCCTCCAGACACCAAGGAGGTTCCTCCATCTCCAGGAAGCTGCCCCAAGAGAGCCCTCGACTGCCAGGAAGGGCTTTCTAATAGCAGGTGAGATCTCCTGAGGAGCTGTCTGAGGCACCCCCGGGGCTCTCTAGGGGCacggccaggccaggccagggccCCTGAGAGCAGCCTAGTCGCTGGCTCTTTCCAGTGCCTCTGATGGCACGGCTTGAAAAAGGCCCGTCTGctttgcagctgctcctgggacgCCCCTGTGTGAAGCCTCGGGCTGTAGCCCCGGCCCTCGTCAAGAGGAGAGTCCAGCCCACGACGCCGGGGACGACGACGGTgccgccctgccccgctgcactggggctcctgcagccgcCTGTGCGCGCggccctggcccagctctgccgcTCGCCGGCCCGTCGGCCGCCGGGCGGCAGCCACTGCCCGGCGCgcagcaggaagcaggtgaGAGCAAGGCGGCCCGCGGTGGCCCGGCCCGCTTCCCTGGCGGGCGCTTGCGGGGGGTTCCTGGGCGCAAGGCTGATGGCTCGCTCTTGGCCGCAGggcaaaagaagcagctgcaggagctgtaccAGCTGGGCCCGCAGCTGGGCAGCGGTGGCTTCGGCACCGTTTTCTCGGGCATCCGCCTCTCCGATGGGAGCCCGGTGAGTGGCCGCGACACGGCCGGGCGTGGGAGGAGGGGCAGCGGTGGGGAGGGGCaaggctggagctcagccctgctctctcGATGGCTTGCAGGTGGCCATCAAACGTGTGGCCCGGGAGAGCGTCCTGCAGTGGGTCGAGCTGGTGAgggagcggggccagcgggaCAGAGCGCTGCGGGGCGGGCAGGGAGAGTCCCGGGGCGCCGATTGGGAGTGGGAGGCGGCGGATGGCGGGGGCAGCGTGGGAGCCGCGGCATCGCGGGCCTGGGCATGCCAAACGCCAGcggtggggctgggcagggggcaccCCCAAGCATCCCCTGGGAGGGAGGAAACCCAAGCACCAGGGAGGCTGCGCAAGGGGGCACTGGGGCATCCCAGGCAGGGCGCGGCGCAGCCTCAGGGCAGCACCAGGCCTGCTGGGGGCActgatttcctcctcctcacagcccGACGGCACCCGCGTGCCCATGGAGATCGTGCTTATGGAGAAGGTGGGCTCTGACTGCCACAACATCATCCAGCTCCTCGACTGGTTTGAGCTGCCTGACAGCTTTGTGCTGGTGATGGAGCGTCCGGAGGCATCGCAGGATctcctgcagttcctgcaggagcacGAGTTCCTGTGCGAGGAGATGGCGCGCTGGCTTTTCtaccaggtgctggaggccgtgcggCACTGCACCGCCTGCGGCGTCCTGCACCGGGACATCAAGCCAGAGAACCTCCTCGTGGTCCCGGAGAGTGGCGACCTGAAGCTCATCGACTTCGGTTGCGGCAccttcctccaggagcaggTCTTCACGCGGTTTGCCGGTGAGCCCATGGCCTGGGCCCTGCTCCCGGTGCCAGGCACTGCACGGCCCCGTTCCCTCCTGGGCTGCGGCCTTCAGCCAGCTGCCCTTTGGCACGAGGCAGATGCCGTGCTCCAGAAGCCGGCTGCCGGCCCTGCCGACAGAGGGGGGGGCAAAAGCCAGCTCCCGgcccctgggctcagcaggcCCACAAGGGCCTGGGCTGCTCCGCTGGCCTCCTTTGCCTTGCAGAATGGTTTCTTGCCTTTGGCCAGCTGGCTGGGGGACGCAGGGTGGCCTTGGgggggaagctgtggctgcggctgcagcccctgcctcagCCAGGAGGCTGGCGCCAGGctctggaaggcagcagcctgCGCCTGGACAGCGCCGCCTGTCTCCCCTAGGAACGCACGCGTACAGCCCGCCCGAGTGGATCTGCCTTGGCTGCTACCACGGCCATGGGGCGACCGTCTGGTCCCTGGGCGTACTGCTGTACGTCATGGTCTGCGGGAGCCTCCCCTTCAGGGACGACCATGACAtcgtgctggggcagctcttcTTCTGGCAGCAGGTCTCTCCAGGTTGGTACCCGGCCTCAAGAAGGTGGGCTTTGGCAGATGACGGCGCGCAGCCCGGCGTGGCCCTCACGCAGCTCCGCGGGACGTCGTTCTGCCCTCAAGGGCCGGCCGCAGGAGGCGGCCCGTGCCGACGGGCTCAGCGTGGCACGGGCGGCCGAAGGAGGCGGCCGTGTCCCGCCGTGCCGCTCTCCCGCGCGGGGCAGAGTCGGTCGGGCCGGCGCAGCCCTGAGCACACGCGGCGTGGCCCGGGCCCTGCAGGCGatgggggcagctgggcaggagactTCTGTCAGTGACCGGCGCTTTCTGGCTTCTCTCCCCAGAGTGTCAACATCTGATCCAGTGGTGTTTGGCCAAGCACCCTGCGGACaggccagagctggaggagatcTTGCGCCACCCTTGGGTGCAGGGCAGGCGTTTTTGATGCCTTGCCGGAGCCTCTGCAGCACCCGCTTTCCGAGTCCCACGCAGGACTGAGGACcccacaaataaaacaacaaatccAATGCGCTGTGTCAAGTCTGGTCCTTGTCAGCAACTTCAGCTAAAGAAACCTCTTGGGAAAAGGGGACATCGGAGTGCTGCCTTCAGTCTTGGTCAAGCTTTCCATGCCTTTCCTCCGGGGTGGTGCTTTTGTGTCTTCAAGCACAGGCTGTAGTGCGGGTAGGAGGCGCTTTACCAAGCCAAGAAATGCAACCAAGGCAAGAAACAACAGCTGCCCTTTCAAAGTGGCAGGGCTTCTTGGCATCTCCTGAAGTGACACACGGGCCTGTGTGTGCATTCCAAGGGTCGGCGGGTTTCAGGGACAGAGACGTCTCCTCTCCAAAGCTGAGAAGAATAAGAAGCAGCAGAACGTCATTCCAAGTTGAGCCCCGATGaactcttcctctttctttccctccctttggCAGCAGGCCAATGCACACCAGGCCTCGTGGCTCATGCCAGAGCCTTCttcctccctggggagcctccTCCCAGTAAGGGAGGAGCCCCCCACAGCCCAGGACTCTCCAGCTGAGTCCCCTTAGAGCCAGGCCGCCGTCTGAGCCCCACCTGCCCTGGGCCAAGCTGGGATTGGCGGCCGTCTTGGCCACAGCGACCACAAATAAACGGAGCCTCAAAGCTCTGACGAGAGGAAAAGGGCCAGCAAAGCCTCAGCTCGCAGCACGAGGAGAGCAGACTTCAGGCTGCTCGGGGAACTGCTAAGCAAGGTCCctggggaaaatgtttttgaaggtACTGGGCTCCATCAGTGCTGGTCGCTTTGGAAACATCACCTCCtaagggcacaggagcaggcgATGCCCAAATGTGGGAAGCCAAGCAGGCGAGGCAGAAGGCTGGCTTGCCTGGACAGGCATCTTCTCTGGGCAAGAGGATGCAAAAGGAAGCTGTGTGCCCCGTGGAATCCAGGTCAGGAGAAGAATACACAGATGCTTCTAGCCACCGTAGGGAGAAATCTGGTGTGGTGAAAGCTGGTGTGGTGGAGCTGAAGGTGGCCAGAAATGTGGGGCACAATAAAAAGAGgggttttaaatacattaatggaaaaaaagaaaaaaaccattGTAGAAATAACACTGTCTCCTTCCAGGATGTGGATGGTCACCTCACAAACAAGGACAGAGACGCGGCAAAGCTGTTTAAGGTGCATTCTTTGGTTTAAGGTGCCTCTCCTCAACGctcatccctcccttcccagtggAAAACACTGCACTGGCGTACCAAGGGACACTGCAAAGTCTTTGAAGAgggcaagccctgctcagcagaaacCAAACCACCCTGTTTGATGCACAGCATTCCCATCCAAACCCAACACGTGCCAGCTATTGGAAGAAAGAAAGCGAATCCCAGTCCAAGccagagcagtgggagcacaATGAGCGCTCCTTGGCGAATCCCGATTTATTTAGAGCAGAGGCGCAGCAGAAGTCAGTGAGCTGCTAACAAGAAACTCTTGGTGCCCTCGACAGCCAGTTCAGGAGAGCTCCCCAGAGACAGAGGAACTTCAGCTCCCTTTGTCTCTGGAGGATCTTCTCAGGCACAGAGTACGGGTGTTTCCAGCTGGTAACGCTGAAACGTCCTGGGAGCCGTGGGCTTGacgctgctggcagcagcactcttCCTGACGTGCCGCTGGCtccagggaaggattccttgCAACAGGCTGAGCTCCCATTCTTCCTTCCCTGGCCATGTCCATTTTCAGCCATTTGCCGGTTCTGCTGATCCCTGAGGCGGGCTGGGCTGTGATGCCACAAAGGGGCTGAGCGCTGGCGTCAGGCAGGGCTGTGATGAcgtcccagggctgtgctggccgCAGCACTGTGACATCACCGGCCGGCGCTATATAAGACGGACCAGCGCCCGCAGCTGCCAGTGCAGTTGCGATGGGACGTGCCGGAGCCATGGGTGACGGTGACATCCTGATGACTGcgcttgtcctgctgctggccgcTGTGGCTGTCTGGTGGGCCTTTGGCCACCGGCAACCATGGAGCCGGCAGACGCGGACAGCAAAGAGGAGCAAGCGCCCCAGGGTGCGGCCCAGAGGCTCACGGAGGACGCGAGGAGCCCTTGCGGCTCCCAGGTTCCCCAGGCCTCGGGCGACTCCTCGCAAGCGGCCACGT
This portion of the Vidua chalybeata isolate OUT-0048 chromosome 6, bVidCha1 merged haplotype, whole genome shotgun sequence genome encodes:
- the LOC128790283 gene encoding uncharacterized protein LOC128790283 isoform X4, which gives rise to MGRAGAMGDGDILMTALVLLLAAVAVWWAFGHRQPWSRQTRTAKRSKRPRVRPRGSRRTRGALAAPRFPRPRATPRKRPRAPASPLGSSCSCGPCVAVAQELQELMLLLWDGKGTCVPLYSGMWQALWKELEELLQRGHLPCCGLSSSCRSLHPFQRLLPARFSIPGRASRPARMAQQGGAAIHAGTSGCQSPCILPGASAISDSLHPSQRLSETCQPAEGAEPVDRSPSSLGLADFNNTGSILTIDVAGESPEVQMGAQPDAGEPSQEKLAEQQASWSRQWSSHSGQDAVPVVPAGDSPSLVVETSLQTPRRFLHLQEAAPREPSTARKGFLIAAAPGTPLCEASGCSPGPRQEESPAHDAGDDDGAALPRCTGAPAAACARGPGPALPLAGPSAAGRQPLPGAQQEAGESKAARGGPARFPGGRLRGVPGRKADGSLLAAGQKKQLQELYQLGPQLGSGGFGTVFSGIRLSDGSPPDGTRVPMEIVLMEKVGSDCHNIIQLLDWFELPDSFVLVMERPEASQDLLQFLQEHEFLCEEMARWLFYQVLEAVRHCTACGVLHRDIKPENLLVVPESGDLKLIDFGCGTFLQEQVFTRFAGTHAYSPPEWICLGCYHGHGATVWSLGVLLYVMVCGSLPFRDDHDIVLGQLFFWQQVSPECQHLIQWCLAKHPADRPELEEILRHPWVQGRRF
- the LOC128790283 gene encoding uncharacterized protein LOC128790283 isoform X3 gives rise to the protein MGRAGAMGDGDILMTALVLLLAAVAVWWAFGHRQPWSRQTRTAKRSKRPRVRPRGSRRTRGALAAPRFPRPRATPRKRPRAPASPLGSSCSCGPCVAVAQELQELMLLLWDGKGTCVPLYSGMWQALWKELEELLQRGHLPCCGLSSSCRSLHPFQRLLPARFSIPGRASRPARMAQQGGAAIHAGTSGCQSPCILPGASAISDSLHPSQRLSETCQPAEGAEPVDRSPSSLGLADFNNTGSILTIDVAGESPEVQMGAQPDAGEPSQEKLAEQQASWSRQWSSHSGQDAVPVVPAGDSPSLVVETSLQTPRRFLHLQEAAPREPSTARKGFLIAAAPGTPLCEASGCSPGPRQEESPAHDAGDDDGAALPRCTGAPAAACARGPGPALPLAGPSAAGRQPLPGAQQEAGESKAARGGPARFPGGRLRGVPGRKADGSLLAAGQKKQLQELYQLGPQLGSGGFGTVFSGIRLSDGSPVAIKRVARESVLQWVELPDGTRVPMEIVLMEKVGSDCHNIIQLLDWFELPDSFVLVMERPEASQDLLQFLQEHEFLCEEMARWLFYQVLEAVRHCTACGVLHRDIKPENLLVVPESGDLKLIDFGCGTFLQEQVFTRFAGTHAYSPPEWICLGCYHGHGATVWSLGVLLYVMVCGSLPFRDDHDIVLGQLFFWQQVSPECQHLIQWCLAKHPADRPELEEILRHPWVQGRRF
- the LOC128790283 gene encoding uncharacterized protein LOC128790283 isoform X2, with product MGRAGAMGDGDILMTALVLLLAAVAVWWAFGHRQPWSRQTRTAKRSKRPRVRPRGSRRTRGALAAPRFPRPRATPRKRPRAPASPLGSSCSCGPCVAVAQELQELMLLLWDGKGTCVPLYSGMWQALWKELEELLQRGHLPCCGLSSSCRSLHPFQRLLPARFSIPGRASRPARMAQQGGAAIHAGTSGCQSPCILPGASAISDSLHPSQRLSETCQPAEGAEPVDRSPSSLGLADFNNTGSILTIDVAGESPEVQMGAQPDAGEPSQEKLAEQQASWSRQWSSHSGQDAVPVVPAGDSPSLVVETSLQTPRRFLHLQEAAPREPSTARKGFLIAAAPGTPLCEASGCSPGPRQEESPAHDAGDDDGAALPRCTGAPAAACARGPGPALPLAGPSAAGRQPLPGAQQEAGQKKQLQELYQLGPQLGSGGFGTVFSGIRLSDGSPVAIKRVARESVLQWVELPDGTRVPMEIVLMEKVGSDCHNIIQLLDWFELPDSFVLVMERPEASQDLLQFLQEHEFLCEEMARWLFYQVLEAVRHCTACGVLHRDIKPENLLVVPESGDLKLIDFGCGTFLQEQVFTRFAGEPMAWALLPVPGTARPRSLLGCGLQPAALWHEADAVLQKPAAGPADRGGGKSQLPAPGLSRPTRAWAAPLASFALQNGFLPLASWLGDAGWPWGGSCGCGCSPCLSQEAGARLWKAAACAWTAPPVSPRNARVQPARVDLPWLLPRPWGDRLVPGRTAVRHGLREPPLQGRP
- the LOC128790283 gene encoding uncharacterized protein LOC128790283 isoform X1; its protein translation is MGRAGAMGDGDILMTALVLLLAAVAVWWAFGHRQPWSRQTRTAKRSKRPRVRPRGSRRTRGALAAPRFPRPRATPRKRPRAPASPLGSSCSCGPCVAVAQELQELMLLLWDGKGTCVPLYSGMWQALWKELEELLQRGHLPCCGLSSSCRSLHPFQRLLPARFSIPGRASRPARMAQQGGAAIHAGTSGCQSPCILPGASAISDSLHPSQRLSETCQPAEGAEPVDRSPSSLGLADFNNTGSILTIDVAGESPEVQMGAQPDAGEPSQEKLAEQQASWSRQWSSHSGQDAVPVVPAGDSPSLVVETSLQTPRRFLHLQEAAPREPSTARKGFLIAAAPGTPLCEASGCSPGPRQEESPAHDAGDDDGAALPRCTGAPAAACARGPGPALPLAGPSAAGRQPLPGAQQEAGESKAARGGPARFPGGRLRGVPGRKADGSLLAAGQKKQLQELYQLGPQLGSGGFGTVFSGIRLSDGSPVAIKRVARESVLQWVELPDGTRVPMEIVLMEKVGSDCHNIIQLLDWFELPDSFVLVMERPEASQDLLQFLQEHEFLCEEMARWLFYQVLEAVRHCTACGVLHRDIKPENLLVVPESGDLKLIDFGCGTFLQEQVFTRFAGEPMAWALLPVPGTARPRSLLGCGLQPAALWHEADAVLQKPAAGPADRGGGKSQLPAPGLSRPTRAWAAPLASFALQNGFLPLASWLGDAGWPWGGSCGCGCSPCLSQEAGARLWKAAACAWTAPPVSPRNARVQPARVDLPWLLPRPWGDRLVPGRTAVRHGLREPPLQGRP